The nucleotide window CTAGTTGTCTGTCCTGTGGCTAAAAATGCTGATCCTACTGAACTCTTATATATATCACCATTATATACTGCTGCATATATATCACCATTAGGCGATACACTGATAGACGACCATGTTCGTAATGTTGTAAGCAAATCTGTTAACGTATTAGTGCCAGATGCAATTCTGTAAATAGAGCCGCCTCTTACAGCTGCATAAACATCATTATTAGGAGCAGCAGCAATATGATAATCTCTAGCCGTAACTCCTAAAGCAACGAAAGAACCTACACCTCCCGTTCTTCTATATATATCACCTATACTGCCTCCTGTTGAATTTGTAGACCCATTTGAAAAATATACATCACCATTGGGTGTACAACACATTGATCTAACAGCAGGAATAGCCAATTGTAAAGAAAAACTACCCGTACCTCCTGTTTGTTTGTTGATTCCTGGGCTAGTACCTAATTGCGTACATACATACACATCACCACTAGGAGTTACACAGCCTCCGGTAATATACGCACCAGATAACCCAGTTGTAGCATATAGAGCTAGTGCTCCGGTACCACCTGTTTGTTTAAAAAGTCCGGTTTGGGTACAAAAAAATACATCTCCATTCAAACCCGGAAATGATCCCAAATAATTTCTGTTAGTTGCATCTAATACCGTTAGTATTGAACTAATTATAAAATTCACCGTCCTACCTGCCGTTACAATTAAATCTCTTCCCGGAAAAATACTTTCAGAATCTTCAATACCAACGGATTTTGTCGATTGGTTCCCTAGTGTAATATCTTTTAAAGGAGTGTTTATCACGTCAATACCTAAATATGTACCAGTGTCAGTTATTCTGCTGTCAGTTCCAGTTGTAGTAGTTCCAAATTTCACTAATTTATTTACTGTACCATTTAATTGAGCAACTATATCACTAGTCATGGCAATAGTACCACTTTTATCAGGCCATGTCCAAGTTCTTGTAGCTGTTGTAATTACAGAAAATAAGTTCGTGAATGTGTTTGCGGAATTTCGTAATCCTAACATTCCGTTTAAAAATGTTTTCAATCCTGAAACGGTTTGAGCTGTATTAGTAGTCATGTCTCCAGCATTCCAAGTAGCTTTTTCAGTAGCGGAAACTGCCTGATCTATTGCGTTTACTTTTGTTAGTTGAGTATCTGTAACATATCTTTTATCTGTACTATCCGCAATATCGGCTGTTGTGGCATCTGCACCACCAGTAACCAATCCATTAGCATCATAAGTTACTTTTGTTTTTGTTGCTCCTGTGATTGGCAAATTGGCAGTTAGCTTTCCATTTAAAGTGGTTAAAATATCATTTATTTGCTTTTGAATTTTTCCAAAAGCTTGCAAAACCGTATCAGTTGAAACTATCGCTCCACCAGTTGCAAAAGAAATTCCGCTTAATACGGTTGCCAAAACTCTAGCAGCTTCGAAATATAAATGTATTGAACCTTCTGGCAAGGCATCAGTATTAGTTGCAGAGCTTCCAGAACCGCCTTCAATCCAACCATCTTCAATATCATAATTGTAGTTGATAACATCGGAGCCGCTTCCAGAATCTACTTGAGCATAATCTCCAGCGTTTGCCGTTGGATATGCTGTTTCCAAAGCACCTAAAGAGGTATATTTTCCTTTAAAGCGATCATTGTACGCAGAAGCATCTAATTTTGTTGATAGCCCTTCATCCACATAATCCTTTGTTGCGTAGGCACTCAAATCTACAGGAGTTGAACCGGTTATTGTTGCACCATACACATCGATAACACCTAATTTTATGGTTCCTACAGGAAATAAATTGGGTTCCGTGGCTGAAGTTGCATCTTCATTGCCTTTGAAAATATTATAACCTCCGGTATTATTACCCAACAAAACATCTTTTCGGTGATAACCATCTGTTGCAGCGTCCAGCGTTACGTTATATTCGGGGTTTTCCGTAAACTCCATTTGACTGATTCGCCACTCGAAAGCCAATTCATCAACATGAACATTTAGGCCGTCCGTGTCTATGTTTCCCTTTTTTAAAACTGCATCAGGGTTTTCTAAAGCAGTTATTCTGCTATCAACAAGCGCAAAATTACCATTGATAACATCAGCCGCTTGTCTTGCAGGCGTTCCGGTTTTATCACCTACAACCGTACCTTTGAAAATCTGTTCCATACTCATTTTTTAAACGTAACCTATTACTAATTGAATTTTCCAATCATTAGTTGCCGAACCTGAAAAAATAACATTATTTGCTATTGCCGACGGTGCCGGATTATACACTGTCATAATTGTTATTTGGTCGTTTACCATCACATTAATCGTTGCAGGATTCAAATTATTGAACTGAACACCAATTCCCTGTGCAGAAGTCCTGTGTGAATCTTCAGGATAAGGCGTTGGAGCCGTGATCGTATCGCCAATACTAAAGCCATTATTCACATTTTTACAAACTAACATTACTAAAACTCCTGCAATCACAGCACCCGAAGACAAACCTGTTGCAACAGAATAGTTTCGATCTGTAGTCCATGAATCCAATGTCACTACTTTTGATTTTGCAATTGTTGACTGCAAAGCCTCAATATAATCGACAATTGCATTCTCGACTTCTCGATGCTCACTAGCTTGTATATCTGAGGTATCGGCTAATTTTGTCGCTATCAATTCGCGAATTTCAGTTAGTGTCATATCTTTTATTTATAATCAGTTTCTGAGTAATCATTACTCGAATATTCTCTTACAACTACCGGAGGCAATGGAATAACATCAAAATCAAATGTATCTACCATGCTGTCAAATGTTACAGTTGTGCTATCGAATGTAAAATACCCCGGAACCGGATCGATAACCGGATCATTTATACTTGGAAACTTGCTATTTCCTACACCTATTCTTTGAATGTTATTTGCCATAATTAAAAAGGTCCTGGTACATATTGTGCATGAACAGGTAAACCAATTATATTTCCTGATCCGTTTACAAAATCAATTGTTTTTAAATACACTGAATTACTTCCTTCGATAGGCATTGGTAATGCTAATCTTTGCGGTAATTCAAATATTATTTCATCAGTAGAAAGATATCCTATCGAAAAAGTAACTTCATAAGCAGCATCACCAGTTTGAGAGTGTTCAGCATGAAATATAACCACACCATTTCTAAGAATACGAACACCTGAAAAAGTAAATTCCAAACCACTTCCGTTCATTGTTAACCAAATACTACCTTTTAATAACAAATTGAATGAGGCCGGTATATTTGGATCGATAATTAGTTGGTATTTTGGACAAAAACCGAGATCATCAGTTGTACCAATTAAATCCAACGAAACCGCATAATCTTTTATCCTTGTAATTGATATCGTATCTGTTGCCGTTGCACCATCATTATCAGTTACTTGAATCTGATATTTATAACTATCTTCGGTAAGATTTTGCAAGTCGGTTGCTAATTGGTTTGGACTCATGATGATATCACCAAAACCACCTTCTAATTTTGTCCAAATCTGAGAAACAATATATCCATCCACATCATAAGCTGTCGCCAACAACGAAGCCGTAGTTTGCGCATCCGTTAATACAATATCAGTTCCGGCATTTACAATTGGCGGTATATTTTCGGGGTTACTTCCTGAATCGCCTGAATCACGATATACAGCCCTTGATAACGTAAGCGTTGATTTGTTTAGATCAATATCCCATGATAAATTGGTCACTACAAATGATTTATCATAGACATATTTAAACAAAATCAAATCGTTAAATTTTATCGCATTATGCACAACCATGTCCATTTTTTCGGATGCTACATTAAACATACGTCTAATGATATTTGCTACAATCTGACCATAACGGGAGGTTTCAATTTTATAAACACTATCCGTCCATTGCATCCAAGAAACACGGCTATCTACATAATCATTATTTTTATACACTCTAACAACAAACGATCCAATAACAGCATCCGTTGTCTGAACTACCATTCTATCACTAGAATAATAATTATAAATAACCCCTATATCTTCAAGTAAAATACCTTCATGATAAGTTGTATTTTTATTATCTGAAATTAAATTTGCACCATCCAAATGCACAACAGAATAATTAATACCATTTTGCATAAATTGATCCAAAATTGGAACTTCGATTTCATTATAATCAACAGTAGCTTCTTTCAGTTTTGCTAATCGAAAGGACTTGCTAAACGCACTATCATCATCCGCATAAGTCAATTCTATTTCTTTATCAATGGTAAATTCATCGGATATCACATCGACAACCTCATAATTTTCATTGAATGCCACTGGACTAACTTTCATTTCAGTAATTTCAAATCCCAAAATATTATTACCAGGAATATTACCAAATGGCCGCCATAACTTTATATCCAATAACCCCTCTTCCTGTATGATTACATCAAAATTTAACTTAGCCACTCCATCACTGGAAAAGATTATATTTTCGTTTTCAGGAATCGTTATTTTTCTGTTGGAAAACAATATTTCATCATTCAATTCAAACGAATACAACAAAGTATTATACCAATCCGTTTCATCAACACCCTCCATCACATTGGCAAATTTTATAATTGTAAACGATGCCGATATGGTTAATTTTTGATACTTATATACATAAATCTTATTCTTAAGATTTATAAATTTTGTTTCATCAAACGGCGCAATGTCTGCACTTATATTACCTGTGAAATCAGGATCAACCCATTCTTTTTTTATTGAATTTTGATAATTTGGAGCAATACATTTGCAGAAATAGTTATTGTTACCGTTCCAATCCGTTGCGTAAATTTCTCCAACAACCCCGGACATTACCACCCAACCGTCATTACTTTCTTTGGCAATTGTTTCAGGCAACGAAGGCTCTACACGTTTATGAGTTACCGAAATCATGTTATACGGCGGCACCATTGTTGTTGACGGAGTTACATAAGCAGTTACTTTTTTCAAAAGCTTTTTATCAATAACCGACCCTATCAATTCACCCGTTTGGATATTATATCGCTTTGCATCGATTCCACGGATATGACGTTTATTTATTCCTTCAATTTGCCAACAATTATCTGATTGAAAACAAACACACAACATGTCTTTCAAAAGCATATCTAAGATGCTGTACGCATCCATTTTTTTGTTTTTATCAGCAAAAGTCAATGTATCTATATAAATCTTGTCCCAATCTTTTTGTACACTGTTTTCGATTGCAGGATTAAAAATTAAGTTTATATCAACACTTGTTAATGTTAGGATTTTACAAAAAATAGCGATCACGCTTTTTTCATCATTATAAAAATCATCAGGCAGGTATTTTCCTTTTAATCTACCCAAACCACACGATGCCGTGAATTTTACAAATGTTACACCATTAGTATAAGGTTCAGCATATTGATCAGGAACAACAAACCCCTGCCAAATCATTGAATCATCTTCAGTCTGTTTTAATTCTACTTTAAAACGGATTTCATCACCAGTGAAGAATTTCATAAACTTAGCATCAATTAATTCATTATGCGCAAAATCAAAAGTCAAACTACTTCCCACAATCGATAAACCGTCTTTTTCGTCACCACCATTCCAAGCCAATACAATAGCAGAACGGGAGGCCTTTTCGATAACAAAAAGATTTTCACGCAAAACCTGATCTATTATGTCAACGTAATACCCCATTATCCTAAACGATTATTTCGTTTATCAGTACGATCAAGTACTAACCTTAATTTATTTCCATCCACCACAAACCCACCACCCAGCGTAATATTTACATTTGAACCCGAATTCATAGCGTTCCAAATTTTTTGTTGTTGTCCTGAATTGGCTATCATTTCTCCACTATTTACACGAGCCATTATTTTATCACCATAAAAAGACGTTCCTCCAACAATCCCGCCATTTGCATAACCTTTTATCCCAGATGGACCATTTTGAAGCTTACTACTAACAACCGCACTCAAAGCAACCAACGCAATACCGGCTGCAATAGCCGCATAAGGATTGGCTAATAATTTTTTAAATGCAATACCAGCGACACCCGCCTGTATCAAAGACTTTCCTAAGGCTCCCAAAAAATCACCTACAATCCCAAGCATTGAATTAAACACACCACTCATTGTTGCAGTTCCTAAAGCAATTGCCCCAATTGCCGTACCTATTCCATTAGCCAAATCATTGCCTAATTGTGTAAATTGCTGTGAAAGGATAGATCCAATCTCTATCATATCAGTTTGCATAGATGCTTTTACCCCAGATACTGAAGCTTTCAATCTTTCCATCATTTGCTCAACCGTTTCAGTTGTTTTAATCAATGATGTAGGATCAAGATTTAAGGCTTTGGCAAATTCTACTTGTTTTATAGCTTCATTTGCAGATGCTACTTGCACAGCTGTCGTAGCAACTTCGTCACGGAATTGTTTTATTTTTTCGATCTGAGCATCATAAGCAGCCGCAGAACTTTCAGAAGGTTTTAATTCTAAAAATGATTTTAATTCGTCTAGGTTTTTTGGAGCTTTTATTTTCTCAATTTTTCCTGCACCTTCAACAACACCGCCCAACGCTTCGGTAACAGCATCAGCCTTTACAGCTTCATTTTCTAAAAGTTTGCCCGATTTTTTTAAGTAATCTTGTTTCGCATTAAACAATACTTGATCGGCACTTAAATTTTCAGCATTGAAGTTCTTTAAATCAGCTTGTTGTTTACGTAATAATTCTGTTTGATGCTTAATCAAATCCGCTTTACTTACATTGTAATCCAATACCCCTTTTGAAACACTTCCTTCCTGAATAGTAACATTATTTGCCCCTTTTCTAATCTCTTTGATTTTAGACTCTGTTAAGGCAATTTTTTCACGTAATTCGATTTCTTTTTGCACACGATCGTTTGCTCGTTTTTGCAATTCGTTATCGATAGCAGTTGCACGGCTTCGGTTAAAAATAGCTTCACGCAATTCGTCATACGATTTTTTTGCAGTTCCGTTTTTAATCGCCTCATCATCGAGATTTTTAAAATAAGCAGGGTATAAATTTTGCAGCTTTTCCCTTGCTTCTTTCGATTCTGTTATCGAGCCTTTTACATTCGTAGCAGAAGCATATAACTTATCCAACGTACCTACTTCGGTTGCAGAAGCTTTATTACCTTCCTCAATTGCTTTGTTTAAGGATTGTTGAGCCGTTAGTGTTTTTTCGGAATTGATATACCAACCGTATGTAGCTGCTGCAACCAAACCGATAGCAATTGCCGCAGCAGTATATGGATTCGCAGCAATTACAGCCTGCAAACCAATCATAGTATCTTTTAAAGCATTGAATTTTGTAATTAGATTTGGTATAAATGTTAGCATTGAACCAAAAACCGTCAACAATGGCCCAATTGCCGCCGCAACTCCTGCAATGACAACAATCGTTGTTTTGGTTCCTTCAGTTAAACTACCAAAGGACTTAATCAAACTATTGACATACGTAATCGCTTTTGTAAAAGCCGGAATCAATATCGTACCGAATTGCTGCGCAACCTGTTTCATGGATTCCTGAAAGATTCTCATTTGGTTGGCCGCACCGCCTCCGGTACGAATAAAATCACCCTGAGCATTTTTGGTAACACTCATTATATAAGCATATCTAAGATTTACCTTAGATGCCTGATCCATATCTTTAATTTGGGTTTTGATACCTTTTGACAATGCGAAATTTTGCAAATTCGCTTCTGTCATCACGATACCAAGCTTTTTAAGAGATTCTGTTTCGCCAGTGAATATTCCCGCCAAAGCCGTATTAGCCTGATCGATTCCGATATTTTTAAAGGAAGATAAGTCACCAGCCAAACCAACTAATGTTTTTGACATTTTAGCCGCTTTATCTTGTGACAAACCTAATGATGTTGCCATGTCTCCATAAGTTGCAGCCATATCTAAAGCTGTACCCTCGGCAATACCAAATGATTCCAAAGAAGTTTTTGCAAAATCCTTTACACCATTTGCTGAATCCTTAAAAGCTACATCGACTTTATTCAGAGATTCATCATAATCTGAAGCCATTTTAACAGCAGCCGCACCAGCTAACAATACAGGAGCAGTAATATACATCGACATTCCTTTTCCTATCGCTTGCATTTGGTTACCAAAAGCACCAATACGACGCATAGAGTTTTGCATCTCGGTTGAGAATCCCCTTAAATCCGCCTGAAACTTTATGGTTATATTAGCTAATCCCATTAAAAAACTACTTTTAAATATTGGTTTAAAAGTAGTTTCAAGCATTTTTTTAAATGGTTAAATTATTTAACTTAATATCGTTTGCGCAAAAAAAAAGAGACATTGCACGCAATGTCTCTACCAAAAAATAAATAAAAAATAAAAAAAATTACGCTTTTGCTTTTTCTGCTCTCCACGCATCGACACGTGCGAAAAATGCTTCGCTGATCGCTTGCGCTTCCTGCATTTGTTTCATTTCTTCCTCAGCTAGTTTTTTAATCTTTTTTTCTTCCCACGGGAAAACCATTATATCGGTTTCTTTTCCGTTTTCACCCATAAACTGAGCCAAAGAAGCGTACATCATTTTACGGCTTATTTGCCAACGTTCCCGGCTTAAGAGATCTTCTTTTTTTCGATAGCCGTTTACGATATTAAAAAATTGCCGTTGGGTAAGGGAATAGAAATATTTAAGACTTAAACCTATTTCGCCGCAAGCCAATTCCTCTAATTGATCCCAGGTGTACGGCTTTATTTTTTCCCCCTGGGCTTCGTCTTTTTTTCGGAGTCCTCTTCCTTTTCTTCAGTGCTGGCTTGTGGCATGTTTTGCGCAAATCCTTTTATTAATTGTGTCATAACCTGTTCGAATTGGCCCATATCCAAACAACGGATTTCCCTTGCCGTTAAAAACTCTTTGTTGTCGATGTTGCCGGCTATCATTGCCTCTACAATTTCGGACATCGTTTTCATGTTTGATAACAAAGTTTTACCCTCCTGAAACTGTAATAACACTTGGAACCGCTCGTTTACTTCCTCCAAAGTATCCAAACCCCAAAGTTCACCCAAACTTAAAAAAACTTCCAAGCCATAACCCAGCTTGAAAGTTTTTCCGTTTACCTGTATTTCTACTGTTTTACTCATACTTAAGCAGATACAGTTTCTTTTGTTAAATTTCCATTTCCTTTAAAAGAAATAGAAACTTTTACTGATTCTCCAGTTTGTGCCCCGATATCGAAATTATCAATATACGCATTAAACGTATAAATAAAATCACCTGTTTCTCCTGTAGTAAACTCCATAGGAATTTCAGTACCAGCCAACTGCATATCCAATAAATCATCAGTTGTAATATGGGTTGTATCTCCTTCAGGCAACTTAGCCATCAAAACCTCAGTACTCCCCGAAATTGAATAATTAGAAGGAATAACAACCGTTCCATCTGTGTCTTTTGTAGCAATTTCTTCCAATTTAGAAGAAATAGTCAATTTACAATTCGTAGCATGTAATGCCTTTTTGCTATTAAATTTGAATCGTAGCAATTTTCCTTGATAAAATATACTCATCTCTTTATATTTTTTAATTATTAAATTATACTAAAATTTATTATTCCAGAAAACGTTGCCGTTTCCTCATTGTATTCTATCGATGATGATTGTAATAAAAATTTATCATCAATCAGATCGGTAAGCGTATCGGTGAACTCACAACAAGCGTCGTAGCTTTCCATCCCAAACCAAAAATTTAATGTTACTATAACCTGACTTACATCTTTAGTTAAAGGTGTTCTTTCACTTAAAACATAAGTGGTTAACGGTAATGTATTTTCAATACTTGCTACTAATGGAAAAAGAAATAATTTTTCGTTACCATCAACGATACGCTGCATTACTGCTGTGAACTCAGGTAGATTTTTTAAATAATCTACAACCGATAATGATGTTTCTTTAAACATTTGTGCTTAGTTTGTCAATTCTACGTTGGATAAAAGCTGTAATTCTTTTTTCTGCATCGGCTGTAACTTGAGCATTAGTAACATTAAAACCTTCTTTCATAAAATTAACACCGTCAACTCTACTAGAAATAACCCCAACTCTTTTATGAGTCACCCTAGATAATACTGATTTTGATCTACCTTTTAAAACCCCTTTTTTATGATATTTATTTGCATTTAAAGGATTTTGATAGATATTATGACCTTGATCTACCATATGACCATACCAACCGTTATTATTACCTTTTACACGCGGCCCAACTAATATTGTTGGGTTTTCTTGCTTTCCAGTGATCGTACCGATTGACTTTTCAAGATTACGTGGCTGTATTAATTTACCTCTGGCTTTGTGTGCTTTTTTAGAAACAGGAACAAAACTTTTAACCGCTTTAATAGTAGGATTAGCCACTTGACGAAGGATAAGAAGTATTTCTTTTTTCTTGTCTTTGTCGTTGGAAAGCAGTTTTAACTTTTCCTGCAATTCCTTGAATCCTGTTATCTCAACTAATGGCCTACTCATACAATTTGCATCTAATTTCGAGGTACTGTTTACGTCCGATTTCTATGATATGAAGGATTTCGAACTTTCGGTTTTCGTCGATCAATATCAAAGCTGTTCCTTTCTCTTTTACCAATGGATTAAACCAAATAGTATAAGTACGTGACACCAAATGCTTTACTTTTCCGTCCACTTCCTCACCACCGGATACATCTTTCATTGATGCAAAACATTCACTGATTACAGCTTCAGTAGAAACCTCAGAACATGTTTCCGTTTGCGATTTTATTTTTTGCACCAACTGAATTCTACGATCCATTTGGCCAATGAAAGTTTTACTATCCATGATTTAGAATTTTCGGTAAGGTCGAAGCAAGTTTAACGAGGCCGCATTGTTGCCATTTCCATCTTCACGGAAAACGTACAAACTGGATAACTGCAAACGAATTGCTTGCAAAATAGGTTTTGGACACGCAGCCGCATCAAATCCCTGTGCAATTGTAATTATTACCGCATCGTCACGTTCTGCCGTTTCCGGCATGGATACAAAATAAATATCGAAACACTCAATTGTATTTGATTTACGTAACTTGTATTGATCAGAAGGTAACAGCGTTAATATCGTAGCACCAGGTGCATAATATTCAATCTTTGTGATAACGTCATTCTCATAATTTCGCTCGAAAGTAATAGGCGAAAAAAACTTACTCGCTTCCATAACAAAATCTCTTTTTGAAATGGAACGGTTTAAATAATTTTCACACGCAAATTGAGCACTAACATTGTATTCAGTAATTAGATCATCTTCATACGTAAGATCATCACTCACTTTGCATTGTTTTTTGGCTTGCGCCAAAGTCAAAAGCGGTGTATCTATTTTCTTAGCTATATAAGAATGAGTTACCATAGGATTGTATTTTTATGCGTTATTATCGATCTTGAAATAACCAGCTTCGTCGAGTTCTCTCGCTTGCAATTCAGGAAATTCCGCTTCCTCACCAACATTGTAACCTAAATTAAAACGCCCTGTAGGAGAAACAATAAATTTTCCTTTTAACATTTTATCTTTTGGTTTTGAAGTTGTTGAACCTGTATTCGGTTTCAAAGCAGTTTCGTAAGCCAATTTAGCTTCATCAAAAGCCGTTTGAGCCGCTTGCTTTTCTTCAGGCGTTGGAAGGTCTTTAATTGCATTCAAAGCAGATTCAGCAGTTTCAAAAGTAGTTTGAATAGTTTCCTTATCTTCAGGAGTTGAAATATCTGTTAAACTATCTAAAGCCAATTTTGCATCATCAAAAACTTTTTGAGCTGCTTCTTTTTCCTCTACAGAAGCCGTTTCCGTTATCGCATTTAAAGCAGCCTCAGCCGTTTCAAAATTTGATTTTAACACATCCACCGATACAGCGGATGTGTTAGTACTTTTTTTACTCATTTCATTGAAAGTATTACACTTAAGCCAAAGCTTAAGCAGTTAACAAGTCTTTAATCACA belongs to Flavobacterium aquiphilum and includes:
- a CDS encoding PKD domain-containing protein yields the protein MGYYVDIIDQVLRENLFVIEKASRSAIVLAWNGGDEKDGLSIVGSSLTFDFAHNELIDAKFMKFFTGDEIRFKVELKQTEDDSMIWQGFVVPDQYAEPYTNGVTFVKFTASCGLGRLKGKYLPDDFYNDEKSVIAIFCKILTLTSVDINLIFNPAIENSVQKDWDKIYIDTLTFADKNKKMDAYSILDMLLKDMLCVCFQSDNCWQIEGINKRHIRGIDAKRYNIQTGELIGSVIDKKLLKKVTAYVTPSTTMVPPYNMISVTHKRVEPSLPETIAKESNDGWVVMSGVVGEIYATDWNGNNNYFCKCIAPNYQNSIKKEWVDPDFTGNISADIAPFDETKFINLKNKIYVYKYQKLTISASFTIIKFANVMEGVDETDWYNTLLYSFELNDEILFSNRKITIPENENIIFSSDGVAKLNFDVIIQEEGLLDIKLWRPFGNIPGNNILGFEITEMKVSPVAFNENYEVVDVISDEFTIDKEIELTYADDDSAFSKSFRLAKLKEATVDYNEIEVPILDQFMQNGINYSVVHLDGANLISDNKNTTYHEGILLEDIGVIYNYYSSDRMVVQTTDAVIGSFVVRVYKNNDYVDSRVSWMQWTDSVYKIETSRYGQIVANIIRRMFNVASEKMDMVVHNAIKFNDLILFKYVYDKSFVVTNLSWDIDLNKSTLTLSRAVYRDSGDSGSNPENIPPIVNAGTDIVLTDAQTTASLLATAYDVDGYIVSQIWTKLEGGFGDIIMSPNQLATDLQNLTEDSYKYQIQVTDNDGATATDTISITRIKDYAVSLDLIGTTDDLGFCPKYQLIIDPNIPASFNLLLKGSIWLTMNGSGLEFTFSGVRILRNGVVIFHAEHSQTGDAAYEVTFSIGYLSTDEIIFELPQRLALPMPIEGSNSVYLKTIDFVNGSGNIIGLPVHAQYVPGPF
- a CDS encoding phage tail tube protein — protein: MSIFYQGKLLRFKFNSKKALHATNCKLTISSKLEEIATKDTDGTVVIPSNYSISGSTEVLMAKLPEGDTTHITTDDLLDMQLAGTEIPMEFTTGETGDFIYTFNAYIDNFDIGAQTGESVKVSISFKGNGNLTKETVSA
- a CDS encoding head-tail connector protein, which codes for MVTHSYIAKKIDTPLLTLAQAKKQCKVSDDLTYEDDLITEYNVSAQFACENYLNRSISKRDFVMEASKFFSPITFERNYENDVITKIEYYAPGATILTLLPSDQYKLRKSNTIECFDIYFVSMPETAERDDAVIITIAQGFDAAACPKPILQAIRLQLSSLYVFREDGNGNNAASLNLLRPYRKF
- a CDS encoding phage head completion protein, giving the protein MDSKTFIGQMDRRIQLVQKIKSQTETCSEVSTEAVISECFASMKDVSGGEEVDGKVKHLVSRTYTIWFNPLVKEKGTALILIDENRKFEILHIIEIGRKQYLEIRCKLYE